One stretch of Haladaptatus sp. R4 DNA includes these proteins:
- a CDS encoding DUF6516 family protein yields the protein MGDYVTVREETSREGPFITHIRVRKTNDSKYPCGWDYALHFGTVEGTTLVRYDNAHERTKGHERHSCDGITRIEFPGMYALVERFERDVARIQTEDER from the coding sequence ATGGGCGACTACGTAACGGTTCGGGAGGAAACGAGCAGGGAGGGGCCGTTCATCACCCACATTCGGGTTCGAAAGACGAACGACTCCAAATATCCATGTGGTTGGGACTACGCGCTTCATTTCGGTACGGTAGAAGGAACTACATTGGTTCGCTACGATAATGCACACGAACGGACGAAAGGCCATGAGCGCCACTCCTGCGACGGGATAACGCGAATCGAGTTTCCGGGAATGTACGCCTTGGTAGAACGGTTCGAACGTGACGTTGCAAGAATACAAACGGAGGATGAACGATGA
- a CDS encoding threonine synthase: METTDAFIGLTCVDCGETFDAEVGTHRCPDCDGILDPEYDYDAIDVSREEFESRPFETMWKYAELLPFTRESAVTMDEGATPLVECPKLAEEMGVGRVLFKDEGRNPTGTFKDRGQTMAVTAAAQHGATDIALASAGNAGQAAAAYAARADLESHVFLPTRAGFTNKAMVNVHGGDMTVVEGRIGDAGAADADAMEEEDDWYSVKTFVTPYRHEGKKTMFYEIAEQMDWDVPDAIVYPTGGGVGLVGMHKAAKEFRDLGLTDDLPAMYAAQATGCAPIVKAWEEGEDVHEAWETPDTICGGIEIPDPGASPMILDALRESDGGAVATSDQDILDSAVAIAQKEGLEMGATCAAAASGAWELAQRGEFDEDDTVVILNTGEGNKDDDVLRSHLMGMGV, from the coding sequence ATGGAGACGACGGACGCATTCATCGGACTGACGTGCGTGGACTGTGGCGAGACGTTCGACGCCGAAGTGGGGACACACCGCTGTCCCGACTGCGACGGCATCCTCGACCCGGAGTACGACTACGACGCCATCGACGTATCGCGCGAGGAGTTCGAATCCCGACCGTTCGAGACGATGTGGAAGTACGCGGAACTCCTGCCGTTCACCCGCGAATCGGCGGTGACGATGGACGAAGGTGCGACGCCCCTCGTCGAGTGCCCGAAACTCGCCGAAGAGATGGGCGTCGGACGCGTCCTGTTCAAGGACGAAGGACGCAACCCCACCGGGACGTTCAAGGACCGCGGCCAGACGATGGCCGTGACCGCGGCGGCCCAACACGGCGCGACGGACATCGCGCTCGCGTCGGCCGGAAACGCCGGACAGGCGGCGGCCGCCTACGCCGCCCGTGCCGACCTCGAATCGCACGTCTTCCTCCCGACGCGCGCCGGGTTCACGAACAAGGCGATGGTCAACGTCCACGGCGGGGACATGACCGTCGTCGAAGGGAGAATCGGCGACGCGGGCGCGGCCGACGCCGACGCGATGGAGGAAGAAGACGACTGGTACTCGGTGAAGACGTTCGTCACGCCCTACCGCCACGAGGGGAAGAAGACGATGTTCTACGAAATCGCCGAGCAGATGGACTGGGACGTCCCCGACGCCATCGTCTACCCGACCGGCGGCGGGGTCGGCCTCGTCGGCATGCACAAGGCCGCAAAGGAGTTCCGCGATTTGGGACTCACCGACGACCTTCCGGCGATGTACGCCGCGCAAGCGACGGGGTGTGCGCCGATCGTCAAGGCATGGGAAGAGGGCGAGGACGTCCACGAAGCGTGGGAGACGCCGGACACCATCTGCGGCGGTATCGAAATTCCCGACCCCGGCGCGAGTCCGATGATCCTCGACGCGCTCCGCGAGAGCGACGGCGGCGCGGTGGCGACCAGCGACCAGGACATCCTCGATTCGGCGGTCGCAATCGCACAGAAGGAAGGACTGGAGATGGGTGCGACCTGCGCCGCCGCCGCGAGCGGCGCGTGGGAACTCGCCCAACGAGGGGAGTTCGACGAAGACGACACCGTCGTCATCCTCAACACCGGCGAGGGCAACAAGGACGACGACGTGCTCCGCAGCCACCTGATGGGAATGGGCGTCTAA
- a CDS encoding flippase activity-associated protein Agl23 has product MSSSEHPLTGWTARNRGFAFICAITVLALALRLVGLGTRFAHWDEARVGYWILRYQETGVWNYYPPIHGPFFPQVNSILFELFGASDFVARLPVALVTGLVPLAAWLYRDHLSDSEMVAFAFFLAVNPVVLYYSRFMRYDVLLAAFMVFALGFYLRAQATGKARYLYAGTAALALGFTTKENAILYVLAWLGALVLLFDHRLLLSRNHDREWTETFVDTTKETGRGLLRFAPYIFVALVEFFVIIVYFYAPRANGTSGPGLWKAFGQPSMFGAVVAEATVGTWDKFTGQWVTSQGHAYLPFLRHFITVLEQGAIVVVLLSVVGFLAARYVDDRPRDLVSFAFYWGVVSILGYPLVTDIQAGWVTVHAIVPLMIPAAVGAGIIYRWGREAYEDDDRVGTTATIVISLVLVVLILFPATTVVYMHPQDPDTPSVFGGQRHNDIVQWGQPAAGIKSTMEKVQQVSKANEGGTDVLYYGYVDDQSNYVFYVPDESSNDGPPPAASGWYNRLPLPWYTEMANASVGSTLDNESLKTRQPPVVITRTSREGDVAKYLDGYRAYRHDLTLWGAPTTIYIKKSALRKANQAE; this is encoded by the coding sequence ATGAGTTCGAGCGAACACCCGCTGACCGGGTGGACGGCCCGAAATCGGGGTTTCGCTTTCATCTGTGCCATCACGGTGCTAGCACTAGCGCTCCGGCTTGTCGGTCTCGGCACCCGGTTCGCCCACTGGGACGAAGCCCGCGTCGGCTACTGGATACTCCGCTATCAGGAGACCGGCGTCTGGAATTACTATCCGCCGATTCACGGACCCTTTTTCCCGCAGGTAAACAGCATTCTGTTCGAACTGTTCGGCGCGAGCGACTTCGTGGCGCGACTGCCGGTGGCACTCGTCACCGGATTGGTGCCGCTGGCCGCGTGGCTCTACCGCGACCACCTCAGCGATTCCGAGATGGTGGCGTTCGCTTTCTTCCTCGCCGTGAATCCCGTCGTCCTCTACTATTCGCGATTCATGCGGTACGACGTGTTGCTCGCGGCGTTCATGGTGTTCGCGCTCGGTTTCTACCTCCGCGCACAGGCGACCGGGAAGGCACGGTACCTCTACGCCGGAACCGCGGCGTTGGCGCTCGGCTTCACGACGAAGGAAAACGCCATTCTGTACGTCCTCGCGTGGCTCGGAGCGCTCGTCCTGCTGTTCGACCATCGACTGCTCCTCTCCCGGAATCACGACCGGGAATGGACCGAGACGTTCGTCGACACGACCAAAGAAACCGGTCGGGGGCTCCTTCGATTCGCTCCGTACATCTTCGTTGCACTGGTGGAGTTCTTCGTCATCATCGTCTACTTCTACGCTCCCCGGGCGAACGGAACCAGTGGGCCGGGGTTGTGGAAGGCGTTCGGACAGCCGTCGATGTTCGGTGCGGTCGTCGCGGAGGCGACGGTCGGGACGTGGGACAAGTTCACCGGACAGTGGGTGACGAGTCAGGGTCACGCCTATCTTCCCTTCCTTCGGCATTTCATCACGGTACTCGAACAGGGTGCGATCGTGGTCGTCCTCCTCTCCGTCGTCGGCTTCCTCGCGGCGCGATACGTGGATGACCGCCCGCGCGACCTCGTCTCGTTCGCGTTCTACTGGGGCGTGGTGAGCATCCTCGGCTACCCGCTCGTGACCGACATCCAGGCGGGGTGGGTGACGGTGCACGCCATCGTTCCGCTCATGATTCCCGCGGCAGTCGGCGCGGGAATCATCTATCGCTGGGGACGGGAGGCGTACGAGGACGACGACCGGGTCGGAACGACCGCGACGATCGTCATATCCCTCGTTCTCGTCGTGCTGATCCTCTTTCCGGCGACGACCGTCGTCTACATGCACCCCCAAGACCCCGACACGCCGAGCGTGTTCGGCGGGCAGCGGCACAACGACATCGTCCAGTGGGGCCAACCCGCCGCCGGTATCAAATCGACGATGGAGAAGGTACAGCAGGTGTCGAAGGCGAACGAGGGAGGGACAGACGTACTGTACTACGGCTACGTGGACGATCAGAGTAACTACGTGTTCTACGTTCCGGACGAGAGCAGCAACGACGGCCCACCACCGGCCGCGAGCGGTTGGTACAACCGCCTCCCGCTCCCGTGGTACACCGAGATGGCGAACGCGAGCGTCGGCAGCACGCTGGACAACGAGAGCCTGAAGACCCGACAGCCGCCGGTCGTCATCACCCGAACCTCACGCGAAGGGGACGTGGCGAAGTATCTCGACGGCTATCGTGCGTATCGACACGATCTGACGCTCTGGGGTGCTCCGACGACTATTTACATCAAAAAGAGCGCACTTCGAAAGGCGAACCAAGCGGAATAG
- a CDS encoding NADH-quinone oxidoreductase subunit I, translating into MIGVLKSMATTMKHALGGTTFTVEYPDVAPEVSPRFRGIHKFSQERCIWCRQCENVCPNDTIQIVQDDKRNGEQYNLHVGQCIYCRLCEEVCPVDAILLTQNFEFTGDTKSELVYNKEQLRNVPWYKDIDPLESREPDRSAWIGEGEGAVDYN; encoded by the coding sequence ATGATCGGAGTTCTCAAATCGATGGCAACCACGATGAAGCACGCATTGGGCGGGACGACGTTCACGGTCGAATATCCCGACGTCGCTCCCGAAGTAAGCCCACGCTTCCGTGGGATTCACAAGTTCAGCCAGGAGCGCTGTATCTGGTGTCGCCAGTGTGAAAACGTCTGTCCGAACGACACGATTCAGATCGTGCAGGACGACAAGCGTAACGGCGAGCAGTACAACCTCCACGTCGGCCAGTGCATCTATTGCCGACTGTGCGAGGAAGTGTGCCCCGTCGATGCCATCCTGCTCACGCAGAACTTCGAGTTCACGGGTGACACGAAGAGCGAACTGGTGTACAACAAAGAACAGCTGAGAAACGTTCCTTGGTACAAGGATATCGACCCCCTCGAATCGCGCGAACCCGACCGGAGCGCATGGATCGGGGAGGGCGAAGGAGCGGTCGACTACAACTGA
- a CDS encoding NADH-quinone oxidoreductase subunit B, producing the protein MSNEPREYIQDSTAPQTKTQDARMGTGVDDRFNSKLREAFGASPFILTKFDKFMNWVRGSSMFMLQFGIACCSIEMMHTYAVKHDLDRFGSGVPRASPRQADVMIVPGTIVSKFAPRMKRVYDQMPEPKFVVNMGSCSISGGPFQEGYNVIKGAEEVIPVDIHVPGCPPRPEALVYGVVKLQESIAHGESNPVTVKPYELEQFGDLERDELVQSLADEIDEDSLVMRYNWADSP; encoded by the coding sequence ATGAGTAACGAACCACGGGAGTACATTCAGGATAGTACAGCACCCCAGACGAAGACCCAAGACGCTCGGATGGGCACGGGGGTCGATGACCGTTTCAACTCGAAGCTTCGGGAGGCGTTCGGCGCGTCACCATTCATTCTCACGAAGTTCGACAAGTTCATGAACTGGGTTCGGGGGTCGTCCATGTTCATGCTGCAGTTCGGCATCGCCTGCTGTAGCATCGAGATGATGCACACCTACGCCGTGAAACACGACTTGGACCGATTCGGTTCCGGCGTCCCGCGTGCATCGCCGCGACAGGCCGACGTGATGATCGTTCCCGGGACCATCGTCTCGAAGTTCGCGCCGCGGATGAAGCGCGTCTACGACCAGATGCCCGAACCGAAGTTCGTCGTGAACATGGGGTCGTGCTCGATCAGTGGCGGCCCGTTTCAGGAGGGCTACAACGTCATCAAGGGGGCGGAGGAGGTCATTCCGGTCGACATCCACGTCCCCGGATGCCCGCCGCGCCCGGAAGCGCTCGTCTACGGTGTCGTGAAGCTCCAGGAGAGCATCGCGCACGGTGAATCGAACCCGGTGACTGTCAAGCCGTACGAACTGGAACAGTTCGGCGACTTGGAGCGCGACGAGTTGGTACAGTCGCTCGCGGACGAAATCGACGAGGACTCGCTCGTCATGCGCTACAACTGGGCTGATTCGCCATGA
- the purE gene encoding 5-(carboxyamino)imidazole ribonucleotide mutase, whose protein sequence is MTTAESVTSLIEQFEAEANRDRPTEETPEIGIVMGSDSDLDVMSGAYDALTELGFEEVTDDENPPDARFTFETYVVSAHRTPELMYSYAKTAEARGLDVIIAGAGGKSADLPNMTASLAYPIPVVGVPVQEKSVSSVIGMPTGAPIVAVDAGKSFNAALSAAQMLAREHDELRKRLVTYHDELQTDVGNVSRRLHEEGTDSFRNEQ, encoded by the coding sequence ATGACCACCGCAGAATCAGTCACGAGCCTCATCGAACAGTTCGAAGCCGAAGCGAACCGCGACCGACCGACGGAGGAAACCCCCGAAATCGGCATCGTCATGGGAAGCGACTCCGACCTGGACGTGATGTCGGGGGCGTACGACGCGCTCACGGAACTCGGCTTCGAGGAAGTGACCGACGACGAGAACCCGCCGGACGCTCGATTCACGTTCGAAACGTACGTCGTCTCGGCCCACCGCACGCCGGAGTTGATGTACAGTTACGCGAAGACGGCCGAAGCGCGTGGGTTGGACGTCATCATCGCCGGGGCGGGCGGAAAGTCGGCCGACCTCCCGAACATGACGGCGTCGCTCGCGTACCCGATTCCCGTCGTCGGGGTTCCCGTCCAGGAAAAGTCGGTGTCGTCGGTCATCGGGATGCCGACTGGCGCGCCCATCGTCGCGGTGGACGCCGGTAAGTCGTTCAACGCCGCGCTCTCGGCGGCACAGATGCTCGCCCGAGAACATGACGAGTTACGGAAAAGACTGGTCACGTACCACGACGAGTTACAGACCGACGTCGGGAACGTCTCCCGTCGCCTCCACGAAGAAGGAACGGATTCGTTCCGTAACGAACAATAA
- a CDS encoding NADH-quinone oxidoreductase subunit D, with protein MSSQEEVESGAEESASPGDELAELLGDHVIGREQHLNAPGFVVRPDEVQDVLTILRDEAGFDHLSNVTAQDYEDRYESIYHLKQYDDPTREVSVVVPTPWDAPKSQTAEPVYRTADWHEREAYDLIGIEYEGHPDLRRILLPETWQGHPLAKNYDQDRPQIVPFEEHKNPLEDDRYDAESDTMLLNIGPHHPATHGVLHLETVLDGEQVADVEPDIGYLHRCEEQMAQNGTYRHQIMPYPDRWDYGSSGLLNEWAYARVAEDLNDIDVPEYAQIIRTMGAELCRIASHMLALGTFCLDIYGDFTAIFMYAMRDRELAQNILEDLTGQRMMFNYFRLGGVVWDIPEPREAFFDETRDFLDGLPSALDEYHDLITDNELLQIRTVGTGVLEPEVAKQYGVTGPVARGSGIDYDLRRDDPYGYYDQLEWDVVTEDGCDNYSRLLVRMREVEQSAKIVEQCLDLLEDWPEDEREIQSNVPRTLKPDADTETYRAVEGAKGELGIYIRSDGTDKPGRFKIRSPCFSNLSALGEMSEGEYVPDLVATLGSLDIILGEVDR; from the coding sequence ATGAGTTCCCAGGAGGAAGTCGAATCGGGAGCGGAAGAGTCCGCGTCCCCCGGAGACGAACTCGCCGAATTGCTCGGCGATCACGTCATCGGGCGCGAACAACACCTCAACGCGCCCGGCTTCGTGGTCCGACCGGACGAAGTGCAGGACGTGCTGACGATCCTGCGCGACGAGGCCGGATTCGACCATCTCTCGAACGTCACGGCGCAGGATTACGAGGATCGGTACGAGAGCATCTACCACCTCAAACAGTACGACGATCCGACGCGGGAGGTAAGCGTCGTCGTCCCGACGCCATGGGACGCCCCGAAGAGTCAGACGGCGGAACCGGTCTACCGGACCGCCGACTGGCACGAACGGGAAGCGTACGACCTCATCGGCATCGAGTACGAGGGACATCCGGATCTGCGACGCATCCTTCTCCCCGAGACGTGGCAGGGTCACCCCCTGGCGAAGAACTACGATCAGGACCGACCACAGATCGTCCCGTTCGAGGAGCACAAAAATCCGCTTGAGGACGACCGCTACGATGCGGAGTCCGACACGATGCTCCTCAACATCGGACCGCACCACCCGGCGACACACGGCGTGTTGCACCTGGAGACGGTGCTCGACGGGGAACAGGTGGCGGACGTCGAACCGGACATCGGCTATCTCCACCGCTGTGAGGAACAGATGGCCCAAAACGGTACGTACCGGCACCAGATCATGCCGTATCCCGACCGCTGGGACTACGGTTCCTCCGGACTGCTCAACGAGTGGGCCTACGCACGTGTGGCGGAGGACCTGAACGACATCGACGTCCCGGAGTACGCGCAGATAATTCGGACGATGGGCGCCGAACTGTGCCGCATCGCATCCCACATGCTGGCACTGGGGACGTTCTGTCTCGACATCTACGGCGACTTCACTGCGATCTTCATGTACGCGATGCGCGACCGGGAACTCGCCCAGAACATCCTGGAGGACCTGACCGGTCAGCGCATGATGTTCAACTACTTCCGCCTCGGCGGCGTCGTCTGGGACATTCCCGAACCACGGGAGGCGTTCTTCGACGAGACTCGGGATTTCCTCGACGGGCTTCCGTCGGCGCTCGACGAGTACCACGACCTCATCACCGACAACGAGTTGCTCCAAATTCGGACCGTCGGCACCGGCGTCCTCGAACCCGAGGTCGCAAAACAGTACGGCGTTACGGGACCCGTCGCTCGGGGGTCAGGGATCGACTACGACCTGCGCCGCGACGACCCGTACGGCTACTACGACCAACTCGAATGGGACGTCGTGACCGAGGACGGCTGTGACAACTACTCGCGCCTGTTGGTTCGAATGCGCGAGGTCGAACAGTCGGCGAAGATTGTCGAGCAGTGTCTCGACCTGCTCGAAGACTGGCCCGAGGACGAGCGCGAGATTCAGTCGAACGTCCCCCGGACGCTCAAACCGGACGCGGACACCGAGACCTACCGCGCCGTCGAAGGTGCGAAAGGTGAACTCGGGATTTACATCCGCTCGGACGGGACGGACAAGCCCGGCCGATTCAAGATTCGAAGTCCGTGTTTCAGTAACCTGTCCGCGCTCGGCGAGATGTCAGAAGGGGAGTACGTCCCCGACCTCGTCGCGACCCTCGGTAGCCTCGACATCATTCTCGGGGAGGTCGATCGATGA
- a CDS encoding NUDIX hydrolase, with translation MKPETVQSILADRVERHRESLTARWEDVPHRVRDPISVPEYDFPTTPDDIFPWVSVCFVVADGRVLLVQDSGHSSVWEPPGGKGEVRRTSKRASDEHREQDESHESYSETARRETREETGIECEITGLLFTETLQFDYGESVLISVLQAGFVARRVGGEIRTTEDAIEEAAWLPISDLPDGTQFEAEIGSLAPSR, from the coding sequence ATGAAACCGGAAACCGTTCAGTCGATCCTCGCCGACCGGGTGGAGCGACACCGTGAGTCGTTGACGGCTCGCTGGGAGGACGTTCCGCATCGAGTACGCGACCCAATCTCGGTACCGGAGTACGATTTCCCGACGACGCCGGACGACATCTTCCCGTGGGTTTCGGTCTGCTTCGTGGTAGCGGACGGACGGGTGTTGCTGGTACAGGATTCGGGCCACTCGTCCGTGTGGGAGCCACCCGGGGGGAAAGGCGAGGTTCGAAGAACCTCGAAGAGAGCGAGCGATGAACACCGCGAGCAGGACGAATCCCATGAATCGTATTCCGAAACTGCTCGGCGCGAAACCCGCGAGGAGACGGGCATCGAGTGCGAAATCACCGGCCTGCTGTTCACCGAAACGCTCCAATTCGATTACGGCGAGTCCGTCCTCATCTCCGTGTTGCAGGCCGGATTCGTCGCGCGGCGAGTCGGCGGCGAGATTCGAACGACCGAGGACGCCATCGAAGAAGCGGCGTGGCTCCCGATTTCTGACCTGCCGGACGGAACGCAGTTCGAAGCGGAGATCGGATCGTTGGCACCGTCCCGGTAA
- a CDS encoding 5-(carboxyamino)imidazole ribonucleotide synthase encodes MVTASPLTLGVVGGGQLGRMIAEAASPLGVELIVLDPTPDCPASLVARDQIVGDFDDEDAIRELAKRSDALTFEIELADPDVLEAVGEEFDVPVHPDPATLRTIQDKLVQKRALQDRGIPVPDFRQVDSREDLLEAGEEFGYPMMLKARRGGYDGRGNVPVEDEDDVDNAMSQVSGELMVEEFVPFERELSVIAVKGDDEVATFPVGENVHEDEILRQTVVPARTSDEVRERAEEVAREVLSALSGRGTYGIELFEREDGEISVNEIAPRPHNSGHYTIEGALTSQFEQHARGVLGYPLGATTLRGSIVMSNILGDVDEPEPADLSGVEGVLSTPGASFHWYGKHNVRPLRKMGHVTLVGDDDPTTVDESTLTDLHGDAKDLTDSLTFR; translated from the coding sequence ATGGTTACGGCATCACCGCTTACCCTCGGCGTCGTCGGTGGCGGCCAACTCGGCCGGATGATCGCGGAAGCGGCATCCCCGCTCGGCGTCGAACTGATCGTCCTCGACCCGACACCCGACTGCCCGGCGTCACTCGTCGCCCGCGACCAAATCGTCGGCGACTTCGACGACGAGGACGCGATTCGAGAACTCGCGAAGCGAAGCGACGCGCTGACGTTCGAAATCGAACTCGCCGACCCCGACGTGCTCGAAGCCGTGGGAGAGGAGTTCGACGTCCCGGTTCATCCGGACCCGGCGACGCTCCGCACCATTCAGGACAAACTCGTCCAGAAACGCGCGCTGCAGGACAGGGGCATCCCGGTCCCGGACTTCCGCCAAGTCGATTCCCGCGAGGACCTGCTCGAAGCGGGCGAGGAGTTCGGCTATCCGATGATGTTGAAGGCCCGCCGCGGCGGCTACGACGGGCGTGGCAACGTCCCCGTCGAGGACGAGGACGACGTGGACAACGCCATGTCCCAAGTCTCGGGCGAACTGATGGTCGAGGAATTCGTCCCCTTCGAGCGCGAACTCTCCGTTATCGCCGTGAAGGGCGACGACGAGGTGGCGACGTTCCCCGTCGGGGAGAACGTCCACGAGGACGAGATCCTGCGACAGACCGTCGTCCCCGCACGAACGTCCGACGAGGTTCGGGAACGCGCGGAGGAAGTCGCGCGGGAAGTGCTCTCGGCGCTCTCGGGGAGAGGCACGTACGGAATCGAGTTGTTCGAGAGGGAAGATGGGGAAATTTCGGTCAACGAAATCGCCCCGCGACCACACAACTCCGGACACTACACCATCGAAGGCGCGCTCACCTCGCAGTTCGAACAGCACGCCCGCGGCGTGCTGGGGTACCCGCTCGGGGCGACGACGCTCCGCGGTTCCATCGTGATGTCGAACATTTTGGGCGACGTGGACGAACCGGAACCCGCCGACCTCTCGGGCGTCGAGGGCGTGCTCTCGACCCCCGGCGCGTCGTTCCACTGGTACGGCAAGCACAACGTGCGGCCGCTCCGGAAGATGGGCCACGTCACGCTCGTCGGCGACGACGACCCGACGACGGTCGATGAATCGACACTCACCGACCTGCACGGTGACGCAAAAGACCTCACCGACTCACTCACATTCCGATGA
- a CDS encoding pyridoxal phosphate-dependent aminotransferase produces the protein MTMEFSERIGRVEPSATLAISSLATELKADGADVIDLSVGEPDFPTPTNIVQACETAMEEGHTGYPPSNGVPELREAIAEKLQADGLPYEADNVIVTPGAKQALYETVQTVVDDGDEVVLLDPAWVSYEAMVKLAGGDLNRVDLAPHDFKLEPALDDLSEAVSDDTELLIVNSPSNPTGAVYSDKALEGVRDLAVEHDITVISDEIYEQITYGAECTSLGTLDGMFERTITVNGFSKAYSMTGWRLGYLAAPEGLVSQAAKLHSHSVSSATNFVQRAGVEALANTEDDVSEMVEAFHERRDRLVALLKQHDVDVRTPDGAFYMMIPVADDDQQWCEDALEQAHVATVPGSAFGAPGYARVSYAANLERIEEAVERLADEDLL, from the coding sequence ATGACGATGGAATTTTCGGAACGAATCGGACGTGTCGAACCGAGCGCAACGCTCGCGATCAGCAGCCTCGCGACGGAACTGAAAGCGGATGGTGCGGACGTCATCGACCTGAGCGTCGGTGAACCCGACTTCCCGACGCCGACGAACATCGTACAAGCGTGCGAAACCGCGATGGAGGAGGGCCACACCGGCTATCCGCCGTCCAACGGCGTCCCCGAACTCCGCGAGGCCATCGCGGAGAAGCTACAAGCGGACGGTCTCCCGTACGAGGCGGACAACGTCATCGTCACGCCCGGCGCGAAGCAGGCGCTCTACGAGACGGTGCAGACCGTCGTCGACGACGGCGACGAAGTCGTCCTCCTCGACCCGGCGTGGGTGTCCTACGAGGCGATGGTGAAACTCGCGGGCGGCGACCTGAACCGCGTGGACCTCGCACCGCACGACTTCAAACTCGAACCCGCCCTCGACGACCTCTCCGAGGCCGTCTCGGACGATACCGAGCTATTGATCGTCAACTCGCCGTCGAACCCGACCGGCGCGGTGTACTCGGACAAGGCACTCGAAGGCGTCCGGGACTTGGCCGTCGAGCACGATATCACCGTCATCAGCGACGAGATTTACGAGCAAATCACATACGGCGCGGAGTGTACCAGCCTCGGCACCCTCGACGGGATGTTCGAGCGCACGATAACGGTCAACGGCTTCTCGAAGGCTTACTCGATGACCGGTTGGCGGCTCGGCTACCTCGCCGCGCCGGAGGGACTCGTCTCGCAGGCGGCCAAACTCCACTCGCATTCGGTCTCTTCCGCGACGAACTTCGTCCAGCGTGCGGGCGTCGAAGCGCTGGCGAACACCGAGGACGACGTGAGCGAGATGGTCGAGGCGTTCCACGAGCGCCGCGACCGACTCGTCGCCCTGCTGAAACAGCACGACGTGGACGTTCGAACGCCGGACGGGGCGTTCTACATGATGATTCCAGTCGCCGACGACGACCAGCAGTGGTGTGAGGACGCGCTGGAGCAGGCCCACGTCGCAACGGTTCCGGGAAGCGCCTTCGGCGCGCCCGGCTACGCGCGAGTCTCGTATGCGGCGAACCTGGAGCGAATCGAGGAAGCGGTCGAACGGTTGGCCGACGAAGACCTGCTGTAA
- the ribH gene encoding 6,7-dimethyl-8-ribityllumazine synthase — protein sequence MVTLGLVVAEFNAPITEQMEASAREAAAERGAEIVETLHVPGAYDSPLAADRLARRDDIDGVAVLGAVITGDTDHDHVITTATTQKLTDVSLDRDTPVALGITGPGMSAAEARERTDYGARAVEGALDLVEELQ from the coding sequence ATGGTAACGCTCGGACTCGTCGTCGCGGAGTTCAACGCGCCGATAACGGAGCAGATGGAGGCGTCGGCGCGTGAGGCTGCCGCCGAGCGAGGTGCGGAAATCGTCGAAACGCTACACGTTCCCGGTGCGTACGATTCGCCCCTCGCGGCGGACCGACTCGCGCGACGGGACGACATCGACGGGGTCGCGGTGCTCGGTGCCGTCATCACCGGCGACACCGACCACGATCACGTCATCACGACCGCAACGACACAGAAGCTCACCGACGTGAGCTTGGACCGGGATACGCCGGTCGCCCTCGGAATCACCGGACCGGGCATGTCGGCGGCGGAAGCACGCGAGCGTACCGACTACGGTGCACGAGCGGTCGAAGGTGCACTCGATTTGGTGGAAGAACTACAATGA
- a CDS encoding NADH-quinone oxidoreductase subunit A, with protein sequence MNPWVAIGALALVGIAIPSSMMMISSLLRPTVPEQGKSATYESGEIPTGTTRIRFNIQYYMVALLFVVFDIETVLIFPWTVIYRNAIDSGVGLATVLVPMLAFIAVLVVGLAWAWRNGAVRWVRSPRGTRQGMEQ encoded by the coding sequence ATGAATCCATGGGTAGCCATCGGCGCGTTGGCGCTGGTGGGGATTGCGATACCATCTAGTATGATGATGATATCGAGTCTCCTCAGACCAACAGTGCCCGAACAGGGAAAATCCGCCACCTACGAGAGCGGTGAAATTCCAACCGGGACGACGCGCATTCGGTTCAACATTCAATACTATATGGTTGCGCTGTTGTTCGTCGTCTTCGACATCGAGACGGTCCTCATCTTCCCTTGGACCGTCATCTATCGCAACGCTATCGACAGCGGCGTCGGCCTTGCGACGGTGCTCGTCCCGATGTTGGCATTCATCGCGGTTCTCGTCGTCGGCCTCGCGTGGGCTTGGCGTAACGGTGCGGTGCGGTGGGTTCGTAGCCCCCGCGGAACGAGACAGGGTATGGAACAATGA